One part of the Podarcis muralis chromosome 3, rPodMur119.hap1.1, whole genome shotgun sequence genome encodes these proteins:
- the SLC2A12 gene encoding solute carrier family 2, facilitated glucose transporter member 12 isoform X2 codes for MVPAQDTEDLSQQCQNIGEECSNCSLHKLPAQTGFGMLTLLSSGIAAISGLLMGYEFGVISGALLQLTSILVLSCRQQEIVVSALLIGAFLASLTGGILIDKYGRRVAIMLASGLLVLGSLVLILFASYGLLIIGRIVIGVSISLSSTATCVYIAEIAPQHRRGLLVSLNELMIVVGILFAYVSNYAFASVSHGWKYMFGLVIPLGILQAIALYFLLPSPRFLVMKGFDEAASQVLGKLRTTTDTTKELAMIKSSLKDEHQYRFWDLFHSKDNMRTRMLIGITLVFFVQTTGQPNILFYASTVLKAVGFQSNQAASLASTGVGVVKVVSTIPAILFVDQIGSKTFLIIGSSLMSVSLFTMGLITLNIHVNATAVCRNQSWEDATFHGVGQLTSTNETLEEQFASLASSSTVSQWKADISNTERWNKTLSVVGRAPDTSHTESQVAAEAMEVQSALKWLSLASLLVYIAAFSIGLGPMSWLVLSEIFPGGIRGRAMALTSSMNWGVNLLISSTFLTTTDLIGLPWVYFVYAMMSLAALAFVVFFIPETKGCSLEQISMKLAKHMQQVLNAGGADARIN; via the exons ATGGTACCTGCGCAGGACACAGAGGACCTCAGCCAGCAATGTCAGAATATAGGAGAGGAATGCAGCAATTGCAGCCTGCACAAGCTTCCTGCTCAAACAG GATTCGGAATGCTCACTCTTCTGTCATCTGGCATTGCTGCTATCAGTGGCCTTCTGATGGGTTATGAATTTGGAGTTATCTCTGGAGCTCTTCTTCAGCTAACTAGCATCCTAGTCCTTTCATGCCGACAACAGGAGATAGTTGTAAGTGCTCTTCTCATTGGTGCCTTTCTTGCTTCGTTGACTGGTGGGATCCTGATCGACAAATATGGGAGGCGAGTTGCCATCATGCTGGCATCTGGGTTACTTGTACTGGGAAGTCTAGTGCTGATACTCTTCGCCTCATACGGACTCCTCATAATAGGGCGGATTGTGATAGGGGTTTCCATTTCACTCTCCTCAACCGCAACTTGTGTGTATATCGCAGAGATTGCCCCGCAGCACAGAAGAGGCTTGCTTGTGTCTTTGAATGAACTCATGATTGTAGTGGGCATACTTTTTGCCTATGTTTCAAATTATGCCTTTGCCAGTGTTTCCCATGGCTGGAAGTACATGTTTGGCCTGGTCATTCCACTGGGGATTCTACAAGCCATCGCTTTGTATTTCCTTCTGCCAAGTCCTCGTTTTCTCGTTATGAAAGGCTTTGACGAAGCTGCCAGCCAAGTGCTTGGAAAACTCAGGACAACCACAGACACCACCAAAGAACTTGCTATGATCAAATCTTCCTTGAAAGATGAGCACCAGTACCGTTTCTGGGATCTGTTCCATTCAAAAGACAATATGAGGACTCGGATGCTGATCGGAATCACTCTAGTGTTTTTTGTACAAACAACAGGACAGCCTAACATCTTGTTTTATGCCTCCACTGTTTTGAAAGCAGTTGGGTTTCAGAGCAATCAGGCAGCCAGTTTGGCCTCTACTGGTGTTGGAGTGGTCAAAGTGGTCAGTACAATCCCAGCCATCCTTTTCGTCGACCAAATAGGAAGCAAGACGTTTCTTATCATTGGCTCATCCCTCATGTCTGTGTCATTGTTCACCATGGGATTGATCACGCTTAATATACATGTGAATGCCACTGCTGTCTGTAGAAACCAGTCCTGGGAAGATGCCACATTCCACGGAGTGGGACAATTGACCTCCACAAATGAAACTCTTGAGGAGCAATTTGCTAGCCTGGCTTCGTCCAGCACAGTTTCGCAATGGAAGGCTGACATTTCTAATACGGAAAGGTGGAACAAGACCTtgtcagtggtgggcagagccCCCGACACAAGCCACACAGAGTCTCAGGTAGCAGCAGAAGCAATGGAAGTTCAATCAGCTCTGAAATGGCTCTCTCTGGCCTCCTTGCTTGTTTACATTGCTGCTTTCTCCATAGGACTTGGACCAA TGTCCTGGCTGGTACTGAGTGAAATATTTCCTGGTGGGATCAGAGGAAGAGCAATGGCTCTAACCTCCAGCATGAACTGGGGTGTTAATCTTCTAATCTCCTCAACCTTTTTGACTACAACAG aTCTCATTGGTTTACCGTGGGTCTATTTTGTTTATGCCATGATGAGCCTGGCAGCGTTGGCGTTTGTCGTCTTCTTCATCCCCGAGACAAAAGGATGTTCCCTAGAGCAGATATCTATGAAACTGGCAAAACA TATGCAACAAGTACTCAATGCTGGAGGGGCCGACGCCAGGATCAACTGA
- the SLC2A12 gene encoding solute carrier family 2, facilitated glucose transporter member 12 isoform X1 → MVPAQDTEDLSQQCQNIGEECSNCSLHKLPAQTGFGMLTLLSSGIAAISGLLMGYEFGVISGALLQLTSILVLSCRQQEIVVSALLIGAFLASLTGGILIDKYGRRVAIMLASGLLVLGSLVLILFASYGLLIIGRIVIGVSISLSSTATCVYIAEIAPQHRRGLLVSLNELMIVVGILFAYVSNYAFASVSHGWKYMFGLVIPLGILQAIALYFLLPSPRFLVMKGFDEAASQVLGKLRTTTDTTKELAMIKSSLKDEHQYRFWDLFHSKDNMRTRMLIGITLVFFVQTTGQPNILFYASTVLKAVGFQSNQAASLASTGVGVVKVVSTIPAILFVDQIGSKTFLIIGSSLMSVSLFTMGLITLNIHVNATAVCRNQSWEDATFHGVGQLTSTNETLEEQFASLASSSTVSQWKADISNTERWNKTLSVVGRAPDTSHTESQVAAEAMEVQSALKWLSLASLLVYIAAFSIGLGPMSWLVLSEIFPGGIRGRAMALTSSMNWGVNLLISSTFLTTTDLIGLPWVYFVYAMMSLAALAFVVFFIPETKGCSLEQISMKLAKQKYATSTQCWRGRRQDQLMPIELPNKETHEQFY, encoded by the exons ATGGTACCTGCGCAGGACACAGAGGACCTCAGCCAGCAATGTCAGAATATAGGAGAGGAATGCAGCAATTGCAGCCTGCACAAGCTTCCTGCTCAAACAG GATTCGGAATGCTCACTCTTCTGTCATCTGGCATTGCTGCTATCAGTGGCCTTCTGATGGGTTATGAATTTGGAGTTATCTCTGGAGCTCTTCTTCAGCTAACTAGCATCCTAGTCCTTTCATGCCGACAACAGGAGATAGTTGTAAGTGCTCTTCTCATTGGTGCCTTTCTTGCTTCGTTGACTGGTGGGATCCTGATCGACAAATATGGGAGGCGAGTTGCCATCATGCTGGCATCTGGGTTACTTGTACTGGGAAGTCTAGTGCTGATACTCTTCGCCTCATACGGACTCCTCATAATAGGGCGGATTGTGATAGGGGTTTCCATTTCACTCTCCTCAACCGCAACTTGTGTGTATATCGCAGAGATTGCCCCGCAGCACAGAAGAGGCTTGCTTGTGTCTTTGAATGAACTCATGATTGTAGTGGGCATACTTTTTGCCTATGTTTCAAATTATGCCTTTGCCAGTGTTTCCCATGGCTGGAAGTACATGTTTGGCCTGGTCATTCCACTGGGGATTCTACAAGCCATCGCTTTGTATTTCCTTCTGCCAAGTCCTCGTTTTCTCGTTATGAAAGGCTTTGACGAAGCTGCCAGCCAAGTGCTTGGAAAACTCAGGACAACCACAGACACCACCAAAGAACTTGCTATGATCAAATCTTCCTTGAAAGATGAGCACCAGTACCGTTTCTGGGATCTGTTCCATTCAAAAGACAATATGAGGACTCGGATGCTGATCGGAATCACTCTAGTGTTTTTTGTACAAACAACAGGACAGCCTAACATCTTGTTTTATGCCTCCACTGTTTTGAAAGCAGTTGGGTTTCAGAGCAATCAGGCAGCCAGTTTGGCCTCTACTGGTGTTGGAGTGGTCAAAGTGGTCAGTACAATCCCAGCCATCCTTTTCGTCGACCAAATAGGAAGCAAGACGTTTCTTATCATTGGCTCATCCCTCATGTCTGTGTCATTGTTCACCATGGGATTGATCACGCTTAATATACATGTGAATGCCACTGCTGTCTGTAGAAACCAGTCCTGGGAAGATGCCACATTCCACGGAGTGGGACAATTGACCTCCACAAATGAAACTCTTGAGGAGCAATTTGCTAGCCTGGCTTCGTCCAGCACAGTTTCGCAATGGAAGGCTGACATTTCTAATACGGAAAGGTGGAACAAGACCTtgtcagtggtgggcagagccCCCGACACAAGCCACACAGAGTCTCAGGTAGCAGCAGAAGCAATGGAAGTTCAATCAGCTCTGAAATGGCTCTCTCTGGCCTCCTTGCTTGTTTACATTGCTGCTTTCTCCATAGGACTTGGACCAA TGTCCTGGCTGGTACTGAGTGAAATATTTCCTGGTGGGATCAGAGGAAGAGCAATGGCTCTAACCTCCAGCATGAACTGGGGTGTTAATCTTCTAATCTCCTCAACCTTTTTGACTACAACAG aTCTCATTGGTTTACCGTGGGTCTATTTTGTTTATGCCATGATGAGCCTGGCAGCGTTGGCGTTTGTCGTCTTCTTCATCCCCGAGACAAAAGGATGTTCCCTAGAGCAGATATCTATGAAACTGGCAAAACA AAAGTATGCAACAAGTACTCAATGCTGGAGGGGCCGACGCCAGGATCAACTGATGCCTATAGAACTTCCCAACAAAGAGACCCATGAACAATTCTACTAA
- the TBPL1 gene encoding TATA box-binding protein-like 1 isoform X1: MDAESDVALDILITNVVCVFRTRCHLNLRKIALEGANVIYKRDVGKVLMKLRKPRITATIWSSGKVICTGATSEEEAKFGARRLARSLQKLGFQVIFTDFKVVNVLAVCNMPFEIRLPEFTKSNRPHASYEPELHPAVCYRIKSLRATLQIFSTGSITVTGPNVKAVATAVEQIYPFVFESRKEIL, translated from the exons ATGGATGCGGAGAGTGATGTTGCCTTGGACATTTTAATCACAAATGTAGTCTGTGTCTTCCGAACAAGATGTCATTTAAACTTGCGAAAGATTGCGTTAGAGGGAGCAAATGTAATATACAAGCGTGATGTTGGG AAAGTATTAATGAAGCTTCGGAAACCAAGGATTACAGCAACAATTTGGTCCTCAGGAAAAGTAATTTGCACAGGAGCTACAAG TGAAGAAGAAGCTAAATTTGGTGCCAGACGATTAGCTCGTAGTCTGCAGAAACTAGGTTTTCAG gTGATTTTTACAGATTTTAAAGTTGTCAATGTTTTAGCAGTATGCAATATGCCCTTTGAAATCAGATTGCCGGAATTCACAAAAAGCAACAGACCCCATGCTAG TTATGAACCGGAGCTTCATCCTGCAGTGTGCTACAGAATAAAATCTCTCAGAGCTACTTTACAGATTTTTTCAACAGGAAGTATCACAGTTACAG GGCCAAACGTAAAGGCTGTTGCCACTGCAGTGGAACAAATTTATCCATTTGTGTTTGAAAGCAGGAAAGAAATTTTATAA
- the TBPL1 gene encoding TATA box-binding protein-like 1 isoform X2: protein MDAESDVALDILITNVVCVFRTRCHLNLRKIALEGANVIYKRDVGKVLMKLRKPRITATIWSSGKVICTGATSEEEAKFGARRLARSLQKLGFQVIFTDFKVVNVLAVCNMPFEIRLPEFTKSNRPHASYEPELHPAVCYRIKSLRATLQIFSTGSITVTGIHLFVNK from the exons ATGGATGCGGAGAGTGATGTTGCCTTGGACATTTTAATCACAAATGTAGTCTGTGTCTTCCGAACAAGATGTCATTTAAACTTGCGAAAGATTGCGTTAGAGGGAGCAAATGTAATATACAAGCGTGATGTTGGG AAAGTATTAATGAAGCTTCGGAAACCAAGGATTACAGCAACAATTTGGTCCTCAGGAAAAGTAATTTGCACAGGAGCTACAAG TGAAGAAGAAGCTAAATTTGGTGCCAGACGATTAGCTCGTAGTCTGCAGAAACTAGGTTTTCAG gTGATTTTTACAGATTTTAAAGTTGTCAATGTTTTAGCAGTATGCAATATGCCCTTTGAAATCAGATTGCCGGAATTCACAAAAAGCAACAGACCCCATGCTAG TTATGAACCGGAGCTTCATCCTGCAGTGTGCTACAGAATAAAATCTCTCAGAGCTACTTTACAGATTTTTTCAACAGGAAGTATCACAGTTACAGGTATTCACCTTTTTGTGAATAAGTAA